The Microbacterium sp. KUDC0406 genome includes a window with the following:
- a CDS encoding DNA gyrase/topoisomerase IV subunit B: MTAEYSAHHLQVLEGLEAVRKRPGMYIGSNGSPGLMHCLWEIIDNAVDEAVAGNGAKIDIILHSDGSVEVHDRGRGIPVDVEPRTGLTGVEVVFTKLHAGGKFGGGSYAASGGLHGVGASVVNALSERLDVEVDRGGKTYAMSFHRGEPGLFSDDGEKRPDAPFTPFQEKSELRIVGRAPKGATGTRIRYWADRQIFTEDAAFQLGELETRARQTAFLVPGLELVVRDDRAEEVNETSYHYEGGISEFVEYLAADAPVTDTWRIQGEGTFKETVPVLQPDGHMVATEVERVCAVDLALRWGTGYETTTRSFVNIIATPKGGTHQQGFEQELLKSLRGQVEQNARRLKVGSDKLEKDDVLAGLTAVLTVNLPEPQFEGQTKEVLGTPAVRSIVSQVVRKDLAARFGSTKRDDKSQAAQLLDKIVAEMKARVSARAHKETQRRKNALESSSLPAKLVDCRSSDVTQSELFIVEGDSALGTARHARNSEFQALLPIRGKILNVQKASVSDMLGNAECAAIITTIGAGSGRSFDLSQARYGKIILMSDADVDGAHIRTLLLTLFFRYMRPLVEAGRVFSAVPPLHRVIVMNPGSKPNETIYTYSEAELHALLTKLQKAGKRWQDPIQRYKGLGEMDADQLANTTMEKSGRLLRRVTVEDAEAADAAVRTFELLMGNDVAPRREFIMSSSDRLSRESIDA, from the coding sequence GTGACAGCCGAGTACTCCGCCCACCATCTGCAGGTTCTCGAGGGGCTCGAAGCGGTGCGCAAGCGCCCCGGCATGTACATCGGGTCGAACGGCTCCCCGGGGCTCATGCACTGTCTCTGGGAGATCATCGACAACGCCGTGGACGAGGCCGTCGCCGGCAACGGCGCGAAGATCGACATCATCCTGCACTCCGACGGCAGCGTCGAGGTGCACGATCGCGGTCGCGGCATCCCGGTCGACGTCGAGCCGCGCACCGGCCTCACCGGAGTCGAGGTGGTCTTCACGAAGCTGCACGCCGGCGGCAAGTTCGGCGGCGGCTCGTACGCGGCGTCCGGCGGTCTGCACGGTGTCGGCGCCTCCGTCGTGAACGCGCTGTCCGAGCGCCTCGACGTCGAGGTGGATCGCGGCGGCAAGACCTACGCGATGTCCTTCCACCGCGGTGAGCCGGGCCTGTTCTCCGACGACGGCGAGAAGCGCCCCGATGCGCCGTTCACCCCGTTCCAGGAGAAGAGCGAGCTGCGGATCGTCGGCAGGGCGCCGAAGGGGGCCACCGGCACCCGCATCCGGTACTGGGCGGATCGCCAGATCTTCACCGAGGATGCCGCGTTCCAGCTCGGCGAGCTGGAGACCCGTGCTCGCCAGACCGCGTTCCTCGTGCCTGGCCTCGAGCTCGTCGTCCGCGACGACAGGGCGGAGGAGGTGAACGAGACCTCCTACCACTACGAGGGCGGCATTTCGGAGTTCGTCGAGTACCTCGCCGCCGACGCGCCGGTGACCGACACCTGGCGCATCCAGGGCGAGGGGACCTTCAAGGAGACCGTGCCGGTGCTGCAGCCCGACGGGCACATGGTCGCGACCGAGGTCGAGCGCGTCTGCGCCGTCGATCTCGCGCTGCGCTGGGGCACCGGATACGAGACCACGACGCGGTCGTTCGTGAACATCATCGCGACGCCGAAGGGCGGCACGCATCAGCAGGGATTCGAGCAGGAGCTGCTGAAGTCGCTGCGCGGCCAGGTCGAGCAGAACGCGCGGCGGCTCAAGGTCGGCAGCGACAAGCTCGAGAAGGACGACGTGCTGGCGGGGCTCACCGCGGTGCTCACCGTGAACCTACCCGAACCGCAGTTCGAGGGCCAGACCAAGGAGGTCCTGGGCACTCCTGCCGTGCGCTCGATCGTCTCGCAGGTCGTCCGAAAGGATCTGGCCGCGCGGTTCGGCTCCACCAAGCGCGATGACAAGAGCCAGGCGGCTCAGCTGCTCGACAAGATCGTCGCCGAGATGAAGGCCCGCGTCTCCGCGCGGGCGCACAAGGAGACGCAGCGTCGTAAGAACGCGCTGGAGTCCTCCTCTCTGCCTGCGAAGCTCGTGGACTGCCGTTCCAGCGACGTCACGCAGTCCGAGCTGTTCATCGTGGAGGGCGACTCGGCACTCGGCACCGCGCGGCACGCGCGCAACAGCGAGTTCCAGGCGCTGCTGCCGATCCGGGGCAAGATCCTGAACGTGCAGAAGGCATCGGTGAGCGACATGCTCGGCAACGCCGAGTGCGCCGCGATCATCACGACGATCGGGGCCGGCTCCGGGCGCAGCTTCGACCTGAGCCAGGCCCGCTACGGCAAGATCATCCTGATGAGCGACGCCGACGTCGACGGCGCGCACATCCGCACCCTGCTGCTCACCCTGTTCTTCCGGTACATGCGCCCGCTCGTCGAGGCCGGGCGGGTGTTCTCGGCGGTGCCGCCGCTGCACCGGGTGATCGTCATGAATCCCGGGTCGAAGCCGAACGAGACGATCTACACCTATTCCGAGGCGGAGCTGCACGCACTCCTGACGAAGCTGCAGAAGGCCGGCAAGCGCTGGCAGGACCCTATCCAGCGGTACAAGGGCCTCGGCGAGATGGATGCCGATCAGCTGGCGAACACGACGATGGAGAAGTCCGGCCGGCTGCTGCGTCGCGTCACGGTCGAGGATGCCGAGGCGGCGGATGCCGCGGTGCGCACCTTCGAGCTGCTGATGGGCAACGACGTGGCACCGCGTCGTGAGTTCATCATGAGCTCCAGCGACAGGCTGAGCCGCGAGTCGATCGACGCGTGA
- a CDS encoding GNAT family N-acetyltransferase, translating into MPEEVRLRPATQDDLETVIALKERVLRADLERLLGWNAEKSRSRVLEHFSPAHTRMILVDGRTAGTITLRPEGEDVWLEMFYLDVDHQGRGLGTSVLTTVLAETAAPLRLQVLVGSPAQRLYARHGFMVEEDDGIDVWMRREVSPWVDEPVEAHPARPLLGR; encoded by the coding sequence ATGCCTGAGGAGGTGCGCCTGCGCCCGGCGACGCAGGACGACCTCGAGACGGTCATCGCGCTCAAGGAGCGGGTGCTGCGCGCCGACCTGGAACGCCTGCTCGGCTGGAATGCGGAGAAGTCCCGGTCGCGCGTGCTCGAGCACTTCTCGCCCGCGCACACCCGGATGATCCTGGTCGACGGGCGGACCGCAGGCACGATCACCCTTCGCCCGGAGGGCGAGGACGTCTGGCTCGAGATGTTCTATCTCGATGTCGATCACCAGGGACGCGGCCTCGGCACCTCTGTCCTGACGACGGTACTGGCCGAGACGGCTGCGCCACTGCGTCTGCAGGTGCTGGTCGGCTCACCGGCTCAGCGGCTCTACGCCCGTCACGGCTTCATGGTCGAGGAGGACGACGGCATCGACGTCTGGATGCGTCGCGAGGTCTCACCGTGGGTCGATGAGCCTGTCGAAGCGCATCCTGCTCGCCCCCTGTTGGGTCGCTGA
- the sucB gene encoding 2-oxoglutarate dehydrogenase, E2 component, dihydrolipoamide succinyltransferase translates to MSTSVVLPALGESVTEGTVTRWLKQVGDTVEADEGLLEISTDKVDTEIPAPVSGVLEEILVDEDETVEIGALLARIGDGSGAAPAGEAPAAAEAPAATAPAAEAPAAEAPAAPAPAEAPAAETPATAPAAEAPAAPATSGDATDIVLPELGESVTEGTVTRWLKQVGDSVEVDEALLEISTDKVDTEIPSPVAGVLQEIVAAEDETVAVGAVLARVGSGAPAAAAPQAAPAPEAAAPAPEAAPAPTAAAPAPAPAPAPAPAAAPAPAAAPAPAAAPAPAAAAEAPGSDNVYVTPLVRRLAAQQGVDLAAVQGSGVGGRIRKEDVLKAAEAKSQAPAAATAAPVAAAPAPLEVSPLRGTTQKMSRLRKVVAERAVASMQQTAQLTTFVEIDVTALAAYRDSVKVSFQQKTGDKLSFLPFFTLAAAEALQAFPIINSTVDGDSIVYPATENISIAVDTERGLLTPVVRDAATKNLAQLAHEIADLAARTRDNKLKPDELAGGTFTVTNTGSRGALFDTPLVFLPQSAILGTGTVFKRPGVVTVDGADAIAVRSYVYFAISYDHRIIDGADAARFLGAVKARLEAADFAAQLGA, encoded by the coding sequence ATGAGCACATCCGTGGTCCTCCCCGCTCTCGGAGAGAGCGTCACCGAGGGTACGGTCACCCGCTGGCTCAAGCAGGTCGGCGACACCGTCGAGGCTGACGAAGGCCTCCTCGAGATCTCGACCGACAAGGTCGACACTGAGATCCCCGCACCCGTCAGCGGCGTGCTCGAGGAGATCCTGGTCGACGAGGACGAGACGGTCGAGATCGGCGCGCTGCTCGCCCGAATCGGCGACGGATCCGGCGCCGCTCCCGCTGGCGAGGCACCCGCCGCCGCAGAAGCCCCCGCCGCAACGGCGCCCGCCGCAGAGGCGCCCGCCGCAGAGGCGCCCGCCGCTCCGGCCCCTGCCGAAGCACCCGCCGCCGAGACTCCCGCAACGGCGCCGGCCGCTGAGGCACCGGCCGCGCCCGCGACCTCCGGCGATGCGACCGACATCGTGCTGCCCGAGCTCGGCGAGAGCGTCACCGAGGGCACGGTCACCCGCTGGCTCAAGCAGGTCGGCGACAGCGTCGAGGTCGATGAGGCGCTCCTCGAGATCTCGACCGACAAGGTCGACACCGAGATCCCCTCGCCGGTCGCCGGCGTGCTGCAGGAGATCGTCGCCGCAGAGGACGAGACCGTCGCCGTCGGCGCCGTGCTCGCCCGTGTCGGCTCCGGTGCTCCTGCCGCAGCCGCGCCTCAGGCCGCACCGGCACCCGAGGCCGCAGCACCGGCACCCGAGGCCGCTCCGGCGCCCACCGCAGCCGCACCGGCACCCGCACCGGCTCCGGCACCCGCCCCGGCTGCTGCGCCTGCTCCGGCTGCTGCGCCTGCTCCGGCTGCTGCGCCTGCTCCGGCTGCTGCGGCTGAGGCCCCGGGTTCGGACAACGTCTATGTCACCCCTCTCGTGCGTCGCCTGGCCGCCCAGCAGGGCGTCGACCTCGCCGCGGTGCAGGGTTCGGGCGTCGGCGGGCGCATCCGCAAGGAGGACGTCCTGAAGGCCGCCGAGGCCAAGTCGCAGGCTCCGGCCGCCGCGACCGCCGCACCGGTCGCCGCAGCACCGGCCCCGCTCGAGGTGTCGCCTCTTCGCGGCACCACGCAGAAGATGTCGCGTCTGCGCAAGGTCGTCGCCGAGCGAGCCGTGGCGTCGATGCAGCAGACCGCGCAGCTGACCACGTTCGTGGAGATCGACGTGACCGCCCTGGCCGCGTACCGCGACAGCGTGAAGGTGTCGTTCCAGCAGAAGACGGGCGACAAGCTCTCCTTCCTGCCGTTCTTCACCCTCGCCGCTGCTGAGGCTCTGCAGGCGTTCCCGATCATCAACTCGACGGTCGACGGCGACAGCATCGTCTACCCCGCCACCGAGAACATCTCGATCGCGGTCGACACCGAGCGTGGCCTGCTCACGCCGGTCGTGCGCGATGCGGCGACGAAGAACCTCGCTCAGCTGGCGCACGAGATCGCCGATCTGGCCGCCCGCACCCGCGACAACAAGCTCAAGCCGGACGAGCTCGCAGGAGGCACCTTCACGGTGACCAACACGGGTTCGCGCGGCGCGCTGTTCGACACCCCGCTGGTGTTCCTTCCGCAGTCCGCGATTCTCGGCACCGGCACGGTCTTCAAGCGCCCCGGCGTCGTGACCGTCGACGGTGCGGACGCGATCGCCGTGCGGTCGTACGTGTACTTCGCGATCTCGTACGACCACCGGATCATCGACGGCGCCGACGCAGCCCGCTTCCTCGGTGCGGTCAAGGCCCGCCTCGAGGCGGCGGACTTCGCCGCGCAGCTGGGAGCGTAA
- a CDS encoding alanine racemase C-terminal domain-containing protein, which translates to MSSATNSALPRAVLSRAALTTAAEAAVAAGGTCADLRRDAWGHGVIEVAHAIADAGIPQALVDDEEIALGLRSTGIDAVTAGAPDVDPYLLFGLPGSGRTPVMRLVGTVMSTKQLHPGDAVSYGYTHRATADTTVALVTGGYAQGIVRALGNHGRAEIDGALRPIIGRVAMDVCVVDLEGADAAEGTEVVYFGGTGPARDALADWTRITGLTVGELITVAGMSSGREWQP; encoded by the coding sequence GTGAGTTCCGCCACGAACAGCGCGTTGCCGCGTGCTGTACTCTCCCGCGCCGCGCTGACGACTGCTGCCGAGGCGGCGGTCGCGGCCGGCGGCACCTGCGCGGACCTGCGCAGGGATGCCTGGGGGCACGGAGTGATCGAGGTCGCGCATGCGATCGCGGATGCCGGCATCCCTCAGGCGCTCGTCGATGACGAGGAGATCGCGCTGGGCCTTCGGAGCACAGGGATCGATGCGGTGACTGCTGGAGCGCCTGACGTCGACCCGTATCTGCTCTTCGGCCTGCCCGGCTCCGGCAGGACACCTGTCATGCGTCTGGTCGGCACCGTCATGTCGACCAAGCAGCTGCATCCTGGCGACGCGGTCTCCTACGGGTACACGCACCGCGCCACTGCCGACACCACCGTCGCGCTGGTCACCGGGGGTTACGCCCAGGGCATCGTGCGCGCCCTGGGCAACCACGGGCGTGCGGAGATCGACGGCGCGCTGCGCCCGATCATCGGGCGGGTGGCCATGGACGTCTGTGTCGTCGATCTTGAGGGCGCGGATGCGGCCGAGGGCACCGAGGTCGTCTACTTCGGCGGCACGGGCCCGGCCAGGGATGCCTTGGCGGACTGGACGCGGATCACCGGGCTCACCGTCGGTGAGCTCATCACCGTGGCCGGGATGAGCTCGGGACGGGAGTGGCAGCCATGA
- a CDS encoding DUF7455 domain-containing protein: protein MNATTERDTSTVEYRLTAVDRCDSCGAQAYIAAEVNGSELLFCAHHGRKYEEKLRAVATSWHDETARLADAV, encoded by the coding sequence ATGAACGCTACGACCGAACGTGACACGTCCACCGTCGAGTACCGCCTGACGGCCGTGGACCGGTGCGACTCCTGCGGTGCGCAGGCCTACATCGCCGCTGAGGTGAACGGATCCGAGCTGCTGTTCTGCGCGCACCACGGTCGCAAGTACGAAGAGAAGCTGCGCGCCGTCGCCACCAGCTGGCACGACGAGACCGCACGGCTCGCCGACGCGGTCTGA
- a CDS encoding AAA family ATPase codes for MPHTGSAHTRLIVLRGDSGSGKTTTAVALRPLLGDKTALIHQDYFRREVLSGSDKLTRAADAAALIDATARQALDLGYDVILDGVFNLRDYAERFENLWRDHAGLTRIYQFDLDFDETVRRHETRELRHAFTIDDMRRWYDGWEPLTFIEEGRIGPEESLSQIVDRIVTDLSS; via the coding sequence ATGCCCCATACGGGATCAGCGCACACCCGCCTCATCGTGCTGCGCGGCGACTCCGGATCCGGCAAGACGACGACCGCAGTCGCGCTCCGCCCCCTGCTCGGTGACAAGACGGCGCTGATCCATCAGGACTATTTCCGACGTGAGGTTCTCTCCGGAAGCGACAAGCTGACCCGAGCGGCCGATGCCGCCGCGCTCATCGATGCCACCGCTCGGCAGGCGCTCGACCTCGGCTATGACGTCATCCTCGATGGGGTCTTCAACCTCCGTGACTACGCGGAGCGGTTTGAGAATCTCTGGCGGGACCATGCCGGCCTCACACGCATCTACCAGTTCGACCTGGACTTCGATGAGACGGTGCGACGCCACGAGACGCGCGAGCTGCGCCACGCCTTCACCATCGACGACATGCGTCGCTGGTATGACGGCTGGGAGCCGCTCACGTTCATCGAGGAGGGCAGGATCGGCCCCGAGGAGTCCCTCAGCCAGATCGTCGACCGGATCGTCACCGACTTGAGCTCCTGA
- a CDS encoding MurT ligase domain-containing protein, translating to MAAAPQARSAGPRYIVPVLAGKLARFATRLRGGGSAFPGYLTNRMAPTLLPTLADQFRYGVIFVLGSNGKTTTTHMVSEVLRAHGLKVFTNPTGANLPQGVTSALLADASPTGRIKADVAVLEIDEGYAADLADRLSPSVILSLNVQVDQLFRFFETERVADMMLDASTRASGHVVVNRDDPYLSKIDTSAMRAPVSFFGISEEIVAASAHGLSNAADTRSGTAGTTPRDAFAEVREVSGRDIVVSVDGTDARITLPARGLHYAADAAAALTVAARVLGEEFDPGRAAAGFATMAPAYGRGEVIPLRGNTAGEQVEFVMFKNAPSLQMNLDALDGTPERTLIAIDDGTPDVSWLYDVDFAALPRVDVVTGEKAHQLALALAYAGVQIGAVEPDMEKAVQIMRSFPETASGRQIWFVNYELMMTGRRILGREEQETRR from the coding sequence ATGGCGGCCGCCCCTCAGGCGCGGTCGGCGGGGCCCCGGTACATCGTTCCGGTTCTGGCGGGCAAGCTCGCGCGTTTCGCGACGCGCCTGCGCGGCGGCGGCTCGGCGTTCCCGGGGTACCTCACCAACCGGATGGCGCCGACCCTGCTGCCGACGCTCGCCGACCAGTTCCGCTACGGCGTGATCTTCGTGCTCGGTTCGAACGGCAAGACGACGACCACGCACATGGTCAGCGAGGTGCTGCGCGCGCACGGTCTGAAGGTCTTCACGAACCCGACCGGGGCGAACCTGCCGCAGGGCGTGACGAGCGCTCTGCTCGCGGACGCCTCGCCCACCGGCCGGATCAAGGCCGACGTCGCGGTGCTCGAGATCGATGAGGGGTACGCCGCGGATCTGGCCGATCGGCTCTCGCCGTCGGTCATCCTGTCGTTGAACGTGCAGGTCGATCAGCTGTTCCGGTTCTTCGAGACCGAGCGCGTGGCGGACATGATGCTGGATGCCTCGACCCGTGCGTCCGGTCATGTCGTCGTCAACCGGGATGACCCGTACCTCTCCAAGATCGACACCTCGGCCATGAGGGCGCCGGTGTCGTTCTTCGGCATCTCCGAGGAGATCGTCGCCGCATCAGCGCACGGGCTGTCCAACGCGGCGGACACGCGCAGCGGCACCGCCGGGACGACCCCGCGGGACGCCTTCGCCGAGGTGCGTGAGGTATCCGGCCGCGACATCGTGGTGAGCGTCGACGGCACGGATGCCCGCATCACCCTGCCCGCGCGCGGTCTGCACTACGCAGCCGACGCGGCGGCGGCGCTGACCGTCGCCGCGCGCGTGCTGGGCGAGGAGTTCGACCCGGGTCGCGCGGCGGCCGGGTTCGCCACGATGGCGCCGGCGTACGGCCGCGGCGAGGTCATCCCGCTGCGCGGGAACACCGCCGGTGAACAGGTCGAGTTCGTCATGTTCAAGAACGCGCCGAGCCTGCAGATGAACCTGGACGCCCTCGACGGCACTCCCGAGCGCACGCTCATCGCGATCGACGACGGCACTCCCGACGTCTCGTGGCTGTACGACGTGGACTTCGCCGCGCTGCCGCGGGTCGACGTCGTCACCGGTGAGAAGGCGCACCAGCTCGCGCTCGCGCTCGCCTATGCAGGCGTGCAGATCGGCGCGGTCGAGCCCGACATGGAGAAGGCGGTGCAGATCATGCGCTCCTTCCCCGAGACGGCGTCCGGCCGGCAGATCTGGTTCGTCAACTACGAGCTCATGATGACGGGCCGTCGCATACTCGGCCGCGAAGAGCAGGAGACGCGCCGATGA
- a CDS encoding RNA polymerase sigma factor: protein MTQATTKKSRTTKKTAPAEAEAAEVDAVETTEPPAKKAAPAKKTAAKKPAAKRAKKKDADEGDDTAEDVHADDTAEDEEEGDKKPAFTEPLPTGAIVITSNDEDDVPVYSTQITGATADPVKDYLKQIGKVALLNAAEEVELAMRIEAGLFAEEKLSAMTAAEKTSQLGLDLQWVARDGQRAKSHLLGANLRLVVSLAKRYTGRGMQFLDLIQEGNLGLIRAVEKFDYTKGFKFSTYATWWIRQAITRAMADQARTIRIPVHMVEVINKLARVQRQMLQDLGREPTPEELSRELDMTPEKVIEVQKYGREPISLHTPLGEDGDSEFGDLIEDTEAVVPADAVGFTMLQRQLEQLLDSLSEREAGVIRMRFGLGDGQPKTLDQIGDTFGVTRERIRQIESKTMAKLRHPSRSQSLRDYLE from the coding sequence GTGACTCAAGCCACGACCAAGAAGAGCCGGACGACCAAGAAGACGGCCCCTGCCGAGGCCGAGGCCGCAGAGGTCGACGCGGTCGAGACAACCGAGCCCCCCGCGAAGAAGGCCGCGCCCGCCAAGAAGACGGCTGCGAAGAAGCCCGCCGCCAAGCGTGCCAAGAAGAAGGACGCCGACGAGGGCGACGACACCGCCGAGGACGTCCACGCCGACGACACCGCCGAGGACGAGGAGGAGGGTGACAAGAAGCCCGCCTTCACCGAGCCGCTGCCCACCGGAGCGATCGTCATCACCTCGAACGACGAGGACGACGTCCCCGTCTACTCGACGCAGATCACCGGCGCCACCGCCGACCCGGTCAAGGACTACCTGAAGCAGATCGGAAAGGTCGCGCTGCTGAACGCGGCCGAAGAGGTCGAGCTGGCGATGCGGATCGAGGCGGGTCTGTTCGCCGAGGAGAAGCTGTCGGCGATGACCGCGGCCGAGAAGACCAGCCAGCTGGGTCTCGACCTGCAATGGGTCGCCCGTGACGGTCAGCGCGCGAAGAGCCACCTGCTCGGCGCCAACCTGCGCCTCGTGGTCAGCCTTGCCAAGCGCTACACCGGCCGCGGCATGCAGTTCCTGGATCTGATCCAGGAGGGCAACCTCGGTCTCATCCGCGCCGTGGAGAAGTTCGACTACACCAAGGGCTTCAAGTTCTCGACGTACGCCACCTGGTGGATCCGTCAGGCCATCACCCGCGCCATGGCGGACCAGGCCCGCACCATCCGCATCCCGGTGCACATGGTCGAGGTCATCAACAAGCTCGCCCGTGTGCAGCGCCAGATGCTGCAGGACCTGGGCCGCGAACCCACTCCGGAGGAGCTGTCGCGCGAGCTCGACATGACCCCCGAGAAGGTCATCGAGGTGCAGAAGTACGGCCGCGAGCCGATCTCGCTGCACACCCCGCTCGGCGAGGACGGCGACAGCGAGTTCGGTGACCTCATCGAGGACACCGAGGCGGTGGTCCCTGCCGATGCCGTGGGCTTCACCATGCTGCAGCGTCAGCTCGAGCAGCTGCTCGACTCGCTCTCCGAGCGCGAGGCCGGCGTGATCCGGATGCGCTTCGGTCTCGGCGACGGTCAGCCCAAGACCCTCGACCAGATCGGCGACACGTTCGGCGTCACGCGTGAGCGCATCCGTCAGATCGAGTCGAAGACGATGGCGAAGCTGCGTCATCCGAGCCGTTCGCAGTCGCTGCGGGACTACCTCGAATGA
- a CDS encoding proteasome assembly chaperone family protein: protein MPFTGDVHERVANAPVVPTGLPLVILLTGFTDAGNAVSGLIDHLEETTDPRPIVVFDNDMLLDYRARRPVVSFDQDHLTEFRPARLELSLAHDALGQRFLLLAGYEPDFAWNAFSDAVLDLAAEFEVSGVSWVHSIAMPVPHTRPIGTTVSGNRRDLIVAHSVWRPRTQVPSTAGHLLEYRFSQHGSRVAGFVLLVPHYLADTEYPDAVITAADRLMAATGLVLRMDEVQEGREDYLARVGEQVHGNDELMQMVHTLERRYDAYMAGRDPEDADEGGFDERDLPSADEIAAELERYLASRPTGEDDGKRG from the coding sequence ATGCCCTTCACCGGAGACGTCCACGAACGCGTCGCGAACGCCCCGGTCGTGCCGACCGGTCTTCCGCTGGTGATCCTGCTCACCGGCTTCACCGATGCGGGCAATGCCGTGTCGGGCCTGATCGATCACCTCGAGGAGACCACGGATCCGCGGCCGATCGTCGTGTTCGACAACGACATGCTGCTCGACTACCGGGCCCGTCGCCCCGTCGTCTCGTTCGATCAGGATCATCTGACCGAGTTCCGCCCGGCGCGCCTGGAGCTCTCGCTCGCGCACGATGCCCTCGGGCAGCGCTTCCTGCTGCTCGCCGGCTACGAGCCCGACTTCGCATGGAACGCGTTCTCGGATGCCGTGCTCGATCTCGCGGCGGAGTTCGAAGTCTCCGGGGTGTCCTGGGTGCATTCGATCGCGATGCCGGTCCCGCACACCCGCCCCATCGGAACGACGGTGAGCGGCAACCGGCGCGACCTGATCGTCGCGCACTCGGTGTGGCGCCCGCGCACCCAGGTGCCCTCGACGGCGGGACACCTGCTCGAGTACCGGTTCTCCCAGCACGGGAGCCGCGTCGCGGGGTTCGTCCTCCTCGTGCCGCACTACCTCGCCGACACCGAGTATCCGGATGCGGTGATCACCGCCGCCGACCGGCTCATGGCCGCCACCGGGCTGGTGCTCCGCATGGATGAGGTGCAGGAGGGGCGGGAGGACTATCTCGCCCGGGTCGGCGAGCAGGTGCACGGCAACGACGAGCTGATGCAGATGGTGCACACGCTCGAGCGCCGGTACGACGCGTACATGGCGGGCCGCGATCCCGAGGATGCCGACGAGGGCGGATTCGACGAGCGGGATCTGCCCAGCGCCGATGAGATCGCAGCGGAGCTCGAGCGCTATCTCGCTTCTCGTCCCACCGGTGAGGATGACGGAAAGCGCGGCTGA
- a CDS encoding alanine racemase, whose protein sequence is MNVPVLEISRAVLQSNIAAVRAQIAPSELMLVMKDDAYGHGVEWTVDGASDVSWFGSYDIASALRIRARREDARVYAWATSTDAETAQAIEARIDLGVGTLPYLRRVIAQAERLGAAARVHLKIDTGLHRNGVRPEDWAAFVAEARAAERRGVLAVVGVWSHLAEASDAEDDDAALEFRAAVQSLRDVGGEPEALHLTASAASWWRPELRGTLSRVGAFCYGIRSADGPQIPGVVPVAELCADVLSVRGDVAEIGIGAFDGLPSTVAGADIGTPAGARMLREIGAMSSFVETWPGASEGDRVTVFGRGSQGEQDATSLAERIGTVGEEILLRLTPRVQRVEVD, encoded by the coding sequence ATGAACGTGCCGGTGCTGGAGATCTCCCGCGCGGTGCTGCAGAGCAACATCGCCGCGGTGCGGGCGCAGATCGCGCCGAGCGAGCTGATGCTGGTGATGAAGGACGACGCCTACGGGCACGGCGTGGAGTGGACCGTCGACGGGGCATCCGACGTGAGCTGGTTCGGCTCCTACGACATCGCCTCCGCCCTGCGCATCCGTGCGCGGCGCGAGGACGCCCGGGTCTACGCCTGGGCTACGTCGACGGATGCCGAGACCGCTCAGGCGATCGAGGCGCGCATCGACCTCGGCGTCGGCACGCTGCCGTACCTGCGCCGGGTGATCGCGCAGGCGGAGAGGCTGGGAGCAGCGGCCCGGGTGCACCTGAAGATCGACACCGGGCTGCATCGCAACGGCGTGCGACCGGAGGACTGGGCGGCCTTCGTCGCGGAGGCCCGCGCCGCGGAGCGGCGGGGGGTCCTCGCCGTCGTCGGCGTGTGGAGTCATCTCGCCGAGGCGAGCGACGCGGAGGACGATGATGCCGCGCTGGAGTTCCGCGCGGCGGTGCAGTCGCTCCGTGACGTGGGCGGAGAACCCGAGGCGCTGCACCTCACAGCCTCCGCCGCATCATGGTGGCGGCCTGAGCTGAGAGGGACGCTGAGCCGGGTCGGGGCGTTCTGCTACGGCATCCGCTCCGCGGACGGACCGCAGATCCCGGGCGTCGTCCCGGTGGCCGAGCTGTGCGCGGACGTGCTGTCCGTGCGCGGCGATGTCGCGGAGATCGGGATCGGGGCCTTCGACGGGCTTCCGTCGACCGTGGCGGGCGCCGACATCGGCACGCCCGCCGGGGCGCGGATGCTGCGCGAGATCGGCGCGATGAGCAGCTTCGTCGAGACGTGGCCGGGTGCTTCAGAGGGGGATCGGGTCACGGTGTTCGGACGCGGCTCGCAGGGGGAGCAGGACGCAACCTCTCTCGCCGAGCGCATCGGCACCGTGGGCGAGGAGATCCTGCTGCGGCTGACGCCGCGTGTTCAGCGGGTCGAAGTCGACTGA